The following proteins come from a genomic window of Sorghum bicolor cultivar BTx623 chromosome 3, Sorghum_bicolor_NCBIv3, whole genome shotgun sequence:
- the LOC8062143 gene encoding UDP-glycosyltransferase 88A1 encodes MDAGSVKQIAVLYPVGGVGHIGPMTQLAKVFLRHGYDVTMVLIEPPIKSTDSGAGFIERVAASNPSITFHVLPPTIPPPDLASSTKHPFLLILELMRRYNDELESFLRSIPRERLHSLVIDLFCTHAIDVATKVGVPVYKFFASGAGTLAIFTQLPALLAGRQTGLKELADTPLEFLGVPSMPASHLVTSLLESPEDELCRSMMKILERHADTHGVLVNTFESLESRALEALRDPLCVPGQVLPPVYSVGPLVGTGDKREGDGSSSRHECLAWLDAQPERSVVFLCWGSKGALPKEQLKEIAVGLERCWQRFLWVVRTPAGSDGGPKRYWEQRAEADLDALLPEGFLERTKGRGLVVTSWAPQVDVLSHPATGVFVTHCGWNSTLEAIAAGVPMLCWPLAGAEQRMNKVFITEDMGVGVEMEGYMTGFIEADEIAGKVRLALEAGEGTRIRERALQLKKETEEALEDGGSSQAAFRRFLLDIANLGE; translated from the coding sequence ATGGACGCCGGATCCGTGAAGCAGATCGCCGTTCTGTACCCCGTCGGCGGCGTCGGGCACATCGGACCCATGACGCAGCTCGCCAAGGTCTTCCTCCGCCACGGCTACGACGTCACCATGGTGCTCATCGAGCCGCCCATCAAGTCGACCGACTCCGGCGCCGGCTTCATCGAGCGCGTCGCCGCCTCCAACCCGTCCATCACCTTCCACGTCCTGCCGCCGACGATCCCGCCTCCCGACTTGGCCAGCTCCACCAAGCACCCTTTCCTCCTCATACTGGAGCTGATGCGCCGGTACAACGACGAGCTCGAGAGCTTCCTCCGCTCCATCCCCCGGGAGCGCCTGCACTCCCTCGTCATCGACCTGTTCTGCACCCACGCCATCGACGTGGCGACGAAGGTGGGTGTCCCTGTCTACAAGTTCTTCGCCTCAGGCGCCGGGACTCTGGCCATCTTCACCCAGTtgccggcgctgctcgccggcaGACAGACGGGCCTCAAGGAACTTGCCGACACGCCCCTCGAGTTCCTTGGCGTCCCGTCCATGCCGGCGTCCCATCTCGTCACGTCGCTGCTGGAGAGTCCGGAGGACGAGCTGTGCAGGAGCATGATGAAGATCTTGGAGCGCCACGCGGACACCCACGGCGTCCTGGTCAACACGTTCGAGTCGCTGGAGAGCCGGGCCCTGGAGGCGCTGAGGGATCCCCTGTGCGTTCCCGGGCAGGTGCTGCCTCCAGTTTACTCCGTCGGGCCGTTGGTTGGCACGGGCGACAAGCGGGAAGGAGATGGTTCTAGTTCCAGGCACGAATGCCTCGCGTGGCTGGACGCGCAGCCGGAGCGCAGCGTCGTGTTCCTCTGCTGGGGCAGCAAGGGCGCCCTACCCAAGGAGCAGCTCAAGGAGATCGCCGTCGGCCTGGAAAGATGCTGGCAGCGGTTCCTATGGGTCGTGCGCACGCCGGCAGGCAGCGACGGCGGCCCCAAAAGGTACTGGGAGCAGCGTGCCGAGGCGGATCTGGACGCGCTCTTGCCGGAGGGCTTCTTGGAGCGGACCAAGGGCCGTGGCCTCGTCGTCACGTCGTGGGCGCCGCAGGTGGACGTGCTCAGCCACCCCGCCACGGGCGTATTCGTCACCCACTGCGGGTGGAACTCGACGCTGGAGGCGATCGCGGCGGGGGTGCCGATGCTGTGCTGGCCACTGGCGGGCGCGGAGCAGAGGATGAACAAAGTGTTTATAACCGAGGACATGGGCGTCGGGGTGGAGATGGAGGGCTACATGACAGGTTTCATCGAGGCTGACGAAATTGCGGGGAAGGTGAGGCTAGCGTTGGAGGCCGGAGAGGGGACGAGGATTAGGGAACGAGCACTGCAGCTGAAGAAAGAAACGGAGGAAGCGCTGGAGGACGGTGGCTCGTCGCAGGCGGCATTTCGCCGGTTCTTGTTGGATATTGCAAATCTTGGAGAGTAG
- the LOC8062144 gene encoding glutathione S-transferase T2, translating into MDPPGNLSGLGSSPPGDPQRPRGGGKAPPVGDGPRRPAPRSGGKAPPPAMDLPPAEDSRRPASGSGGKVRQSRLGLKKPSILAPQVHPPTPPSISSSAAGTGAPGAPTSSPPAAMTSSLPGPAQGAGWGAMFPNFPAQHGNQHSSEWIYPPGGFLRMIEPPHYPPQPPGHGENFHFVGQNVAFNQSPPGSTYRTPSPQEERQDRTSSKSDHIVIDEDENNVPKKSVVKKRYWTHEEEERLASSWLEASKDPIHGNDKKGDTFWKEVTAEFNRKGNGKRTREFNQLKIHWSRLKSSIGEFNDYWSKVNQMHTSGYSNDMLEEEAQQMYANRYGKRFQLVHWWKILKEEPKWCALFETEKERTEEDDIPEEQMRPIGRDAAKAERSGKRKKAKDMEGIISLGDSIEKIAKVQQDRKVELEKATEAQLLISNTQLKAAQEEKEAKMLMVYNTLLTKSTSNMSEGEKANHARAIQKLEEKLFGD; encoded by the exons ATGGATCCGCCGGGAAACCTCAGCGGCCTGGGATCCTCACCGCCCGGGGATCCTCAGAGGCCTCGCGGTGGAGGGAAGGCGCCGCCGGTAGGGGACGGTCCTCGGCGACCCGCGCCTCGCAGTGGAGGGAAGGCGCCGCCGCCCGCCATGGATTTGCCGCCGGCAGAGGATTCTCGGCGCCCCGCATCAGGCAGTGGAGGGAAGGTGCGCCAATCCAGACTTGGGTTGAAGAAGCCCTCCATTCTGGCGCCACAAGTTCATCCTCCGACGCCGCCATCGATTTCTTCCTCAGCTGCTGGGACTGGCGCCCCTGGTGCGCCCACTTCATCCCCTCCTGCAGCGATGACATCGTCCCTGCCAGGGCCAGCGCAAGGAGCAGGATGGGGGGCCATGTTCCCAAATTTTCCTGCTCAACATGGAAACCAACACAGCTCAGAATG GATATATCCGCCTGGTGGTTTTCTACGTATGATTGAACCACCTCACTATCCACCGCAACCACCAGGACATGGAGAAAATTTTCATTTTGTTGGTCAGAATGTGGCCTTTAACCAATCACCACCAGGAAGTACCTACAGAACACCATCACCACAAGAGGAGAGACAAGATAGGACAAGCAGCAAGAGCGATCATATTGTGATTGATGAAGATGAAAACAATGTCCCAAAGAAGTCAGTAGTAAAGAAGAGATATTGGACTCATGAAGAGGAAGAACGATTG GCTAGTTCTTGGTTGGAAGCTTCTAAAGACCCTATTCATGGAAATGACAAGAAGGGTGATACATTTTGGAAGGAAGTCACTGCTGAGTTCAACAGGAAAGGGAACGGGAAGCGTACAAGGGAATTCAACCAATTGAAGATTCATTGGTCACGCCTTAAGTCATCGATCGGTGAATTCAATGATTATTGGAGTAAGGTGAATCAAATGCATACAAGTGGGTATTCTAACGACATGTTGGAAGAAGAGGCACAACAAATGTATGCAAATAGGTATGGAAAGCGTTTTCAGTTGGTGCATTGGTGGAAGATACTCAAAGAAGAGCCCAAATGGTGTGCATTATTTGAGACAGAGAAAGAGAGGACTGAGGAGGATGATATTCCAGAAGAACAGATGCGTCCCATTGGTAGAGACGCTGCAAAGGCTGAACGCAGTGGGAAGCGTAAGAAGGCTAAAGATATGGAAGGAATTATTAGCCTTGGGGACAGTATTGAAAAAATTGCCAAGGTCCAGCAAGATAGGAAGGTGGAGCTCGAAAAGGCCACGGAAGCACAGCTCCTGATATCAAATACACAGTTGAAGGCAGCACAAGAGGAGAAGGAAGCAAAGATGTTAATGGTCTACAATACTCTACTTACTAAAAGTACAAGCAACATGTCTGAAGGTGAAAAGGCTAACCATGCGAGGGCAATACAAAAGTTAGAAGAGAAGCTGTTTGGAGACTAA
- the LOC8062145 gene encoding UDP-glycosyltransferase 88B1 has translation MAQKTVILYPSLGVGHLNPMVELAKVFLRRGLAVIIAVVDMPDKDSVSAEALDRLAAANPDIAFRLLPVPSCGTRPYSHPVMRAIDVLRVANPVLLGFLRALPAVDAIVLDMFCTDALDVAAELNTPAYFFFSSALADLAIMLHMPYYYPTAPSSFKDMPDTVLHFPGVPPIRALDMGATMQDRDSDVAKARLSQCARMLEARGILVNSFDWLEARALEALSRGLCTPGRSAPPVHCIGPLVLPGNRGGASERHACLEWLDAQPDQSVVFLSFGSLGTFSAPQLREIARGLESSGQRFLWVVRNPPEHRSNSGEPDLVLEPSLLPEGFLERTRERGFVVKNWAPQSEVLRHRSIGAFVTHCGWNSVLEGIASGVPMICWPLYAEQKMNKVHMVEEIKVGVVMEGYEEELVKAEEVEAKVRLVMSGDGEELRQRLLTAKEMTVEVLKEGGSSDVAFDKFLTDLMKNTCTENSAL, from the coding sequence ATGGCGCAGAAGACCGTGATCCTCTACCCTTCGCTGGGAGTCGGCCATCTGAACCCCATGGTGGAGCTGGCCAAGGTCTTCCTCCGCCGTGGCCTAGCCGTCATCATCGCCGTCGTCGACATGCCCGACAAGGACTCCGTGTCGGCCGAGGCGCTGGaccgcctcgccgccgccaaCCCGGACATCGCGTTCCGCCTCCTCCCTGTCCCGTCCTGCGGCACGAGACCTTACTCTCACCCGGTCATGCGCGCCATCGACGTGCTCCGCGTCGCCAACCCCGTGCTCCTGGGCTTCCTGCGCGCGCTCCCCGCTGTCGACGCCATCGTGCTCGACATGTTCTGCACGGACGCGCTCGACGTCGCCGCCGAGCTCAACACCCCGGCGtacttcttcttctcctccgcGCTAGCCGACCTCGCCATCATGCTCCACATGCCGTACTACTACCCCACCGCGCCGTCCTCGTTCAAGGACATGCCCGACACCGTGCTGCACTTCCCTGGCGTGCCACCGATCCGCGCGCTCGACATGGGCGCGACGATGCAGGACCGGGACAGCGACGTCGCCAAGGCACGCCTCTCCCAGTGCGCGCGCATGCTCGAAGCGAGGGGCATTCTCGTGAACAGCTTCGACTGGCTGGAGGCACGGGCCCTGGAAGCGCTCAGCCGTGGCCTCTGCACGCCGGGGCGCTCGGCTCCACCAGTCCACTGCATCGGGCCGCTGGTCCTTCCCGGAAACAGGGGAGGGGCCAGCGAGAGGCACGCGTGTCTGGAATGGCTGGACGCCCAGCCGGACCAGAGCGTTGTTTTCCTCAGCTTCGGCAGCCTGGGGACGTTCTCAGCGCCGCAGCTGAGAGAGATAGCGCGTGGGCTGGAGAGCTCCGGGCAGAGGTTCCTGTGGGTCGTTCGGAacccgcctgagcaccggagcaactccggcgagccggacCTGGTCCTGGAgccgtcgttgctccccgaggGTTTCTTGGAGCGTACTAGGGAAAGGGGCTTCGTGGTGAAGAACTGGGCGCCGCAGAGCGAGGTGCTGCGGCACCGGTCCATCGGCGCGTTCGTGACGCATTGCGGGTGGAACTCGGTGCTAGAGGGCATCGCGTCTGGCGTGCCGATGATCTGCTGGCCGCTATACGCGGAGCAGAAGATGAATAAGGTGCACATGGTGGAGGAGATTAAGGTTGGCGTGGTGATGGAGGGGTACGAGGAGGAGCTGGTaaaggcggaggaggtggaagCAAAGGTGAGGCTGGTCATGTCCGGCGACGGGGAGGAGCTTAGGCAGAGGCTCTTGACGGCCAAGGAGATGACTGTAGAGGTTCTCAAGGAAGGTGGCTCATCTGACGTGGCGTTTGACAAGTTCTTGACGGACTTGATGAAGAACACCTGTACGGAGAATAGTGCCTTGTGA